A region of Beijerinckia sp. 28-YEA-48 DNA encodes the following proteins:
- a CDS encoding efflux RND transporter periplasmic adaptor subunit: MLGIASLTLTGVVLGICALFFSAGVGHDSSWLGRTLPDAAAAAAQSDDAGLVFATVQRGALEQYVTVTGTLQPVDTVEVGSQIAGQISRLFVDFNDRVAVGTPLAEMDQRTFKAKLDESRASLDIAIADVNAAQAKLDRAHIDADNANANGAVLAARLENGRVQLSMAERGFQRKEALKLSQATSLASVDEAQAELSARQQQFKEAEAAVKANAYAVAGAQADIRRLEAELAQSKASIPLRQASLKVAEIDLDRTTIRSPIDGVVVGRFVNKGQTLAAGLEVRTAFNVAHNLEEMEVHARVDETDIGRVVSGQLAYFSVDAYPKRRFSAVVRQVRKAPQIVQNVVTYTVVLTTDNREGLLLPGMTALVKLSVGRDKDVLKVPQAALRFQPKGLGERDKPRAAAPTVWKRTARGIGAVPVAIGDSTSDQVSISSGNISEHDQVAIGQQSEESRRLFGFKVGL; encoded by the coding sequence ATGCTCGGCATCGCAAGCTTGACACTGACGGGTGTGGTTCTTGGCATTTGTGCGTTGTTCTTCAGCGCCGGCGTTGGTCATGACAGTTCCTGGCTCGGTCGCACGCTTCCCGATGCCGCCGCAGCTGCGGCACAGTCTGATGATGCCGGGCTCGTTTTCGCGACTGTTCAAAGGGGCGCGTTAGAGCAATACGTCACGGTGACAGGAACGTTGCAGCCCGTGGATACCGTCGAGGTCGGTTCTCAGATCGCCGGCCAAATTTCGCGGCTGTTTGTCGATTTCAACGATCGGGTTGCGGTTGGCACGCCTCTGGCGGAAATGGATCAGCGGACGTTCAAAGCCAAGTTGGACGAAAGCCGGGCCTCTCTGGACATAGCAATCGCGGACGTAAATGCGGCGCAAGCCAAACTCGATCGCGCACACATCGATGCTGACAACGCCAATGCCAACGGCGCGGTGCTCGCCGCAAGGTTGGAAAATGGGCGCGTGCAGCTGTCGATGGCGGAGCGCGGCTTCCAAAGAAAAGAGGCGCTAAAATTATCGCAAGCGACATCTTTGGCATCCGTCGACGAAGCGCAGGCCGAGCTTTCCGCGCGGCAACAGCAATTCAAGGAGGCAGAGGCTGCCGTTAAGGCCAACGCCTATGCGGTTGCGGGCGCGCAGGCTGATATCAGGCGGTTGGAAGCGGAGCTGGCGCAGAGCAAAGCTTCAATTCCCCTGCGTCAGGCGAGTTTGAAGGTGGCGGAGATTGATCTGGACCGAACGACAATTCGATCACCAATCGATGGCGTCGTCGTCGGGCGCTTCGTCAACAAGGGGCAAACACTTGCTGCCGGTCTTGAGGTACGCACCGCCTTCAATGTCGCTCACAATCTTGAGGAAATGGAAGTTCATGCCCGGGTCGACGAAACCGATATCGGACGGGTTGTATCTGGTCAGCTGGCCTATTTCAGCGTCGATGCTTATCCGAAACGCCGTTTCTCCGCCGTCGTCAGGCAGGTGCGGAAAGCACCGCAGATTGTTCAGAATGTGGTCACCTACACCGTTGTGCTGACGACGGACAATCGAGAGGGCCTTCTGCTTCCAGGCATGACCGCCCTTGTTAAACTTTCCGTCGGCCGAGACAAAGACGTCCTCAAGGTTCCGCAAGCCGCTTTGCGGTTTCAGCCGAAAGGCTTGGGCGAACGCGATAAGCCGCGTGCCGCGGCACCCACGGTCTGGAAGCGAACGGCGCGTGGTATTGGCGCGGTTCCTGTCGCGATCGGGGATTCAACTTCAGACCAGGTTTCGATCAGCTCTGGAAATATTTCCGAACATGATCAGGTCGCCATTGGGCAACAATCGGAAGAATCCCGCCGTCTGTTTGGTTTCAAAGTGGGGCTTTAA
- a CDS encoding response regulator transcription factor, with protein sequence MKFGLKALIVDDDLAIRRFLRSTLRSAGIEVLEAQRAAEVLRLLPSHRLDLVILDLGLPDRDGQTIIPIIRKVSDAVILILSARDSTVEKVAALDAGADDYVTKPFDSDEFLARMRAAVRNRAGRTTRLERLSLGDVELDFASHQVRRGDEPVHLTPKEFALLAEMARHPGRMLTHGHLLQAVWGPAHEQDAVYLRIAVRALRRKLEPDPSRPSLIVNEPGVGYRLIVNGSDSAR encoded by the coding sequence ATGAAGTTCGGTCTGAAAGCTTTGATCGTCGACGACGACCTGGCGATCAGGCGCTTCCTGCGCTCGACTTTGCGATCCGCGGGCATCGAAGTTCTAGAAGCCCAACGTGCAGCCGAAGTTCTTCGATTGCTGCCCAGTCACCGACTTGACCTTGTCATTCTGGATCTGGGCTTACCCGACAGAGACGGGCAAACCATTATTCCCATCATCCGCAAGGTGAGCGACGCTGTTATCCTGATCCTCTCGGCCCGCGATTCCACGGTCGAGAAAGTGGCGGCGCTTGATGCGGGAGCTGACGACTACGTGACCAAGCCTTTCGACTCCGATGAATTTCTCGCGCGGATGCGTGCTGCAGTCAGAAATCGAGCGGGGAGAACGACCCGACTGGAGAGATTGAGCTTGGGCGACGTCGAATTGGATTTTGCTTCTCATCAAGTTCGGCGCGGCGACGAGCCTGTGCATCTCACCCCAAAGGAATTCGCCCTTCTCGCCGAAATGGCGCGGCATCCAGGCCGGATGCTGACGCATGGACACCTGCTGCAAGCGGTTTGGGGGCCGGCGCATGAACAAGATGCGGTTTATCTCCGCATTGCTGTGCGTGCGTTGAGAAGAAAGCTAGAGCCTGACCCATCGCGGCCATCTTTGATCGTCAATGAACCCGGCGTCGGCTACCGGCTGATCGTGAACGGATCGGACAGCGCCCGCTAG
- a CDS encoding DUF4118 domain-containing protein: protein MSMESLSGRSKRVSPRTAMTVPSATAPTALLCDEFDCPRRTGCALARVDVEEVLSIRRRLGKPQPTPGHNWRTRSDILSIALRHAIALALVGVASVTGLWIIRITDVGSVALIYLLPVVITAIAFGLDASMTAAVSAIVAYDLLFLSPLLSFGVNALGDAVRLFVLLAFALLTSKLVSDLKAKSKVARAQARENAVLARFARKLNSFTDASQVAEAVAGQIMGCLGVEVAVLIPRHNEATLIVGAPTAARLSEPNLSAVAQYIEECGRAGEKTVNFLKRDWLFFPLRTRDFTFGVVGLGPTQVGQLQVSGRCIAGAICNLATVALERLQLTQEQKRMAEIEARDRARSVLLASIGHDLRTPLSSVLGYIFELRRRGLDDVSAHSLLENLEEEAIGVSRLITNLLEMSRLEAGSMPVKIEPVDLVDAVAEARYRSRRQLRTRDVLWKVSPDLPLAQLDPVLLHHCLINLLDNATKHGDAGSAITIFTERREQGVLVGVSNYGPELRPDTAIRLTELFSAPGAGDRRPMGAGLGLLIVKGFADVMGLEVAAASRCDGESGCTFTLHIPNRLLVLAIDSEMLE from the coding sequence ATGAGCATGGAAAGCTTGAGTGGCCGCAGTAAGCGGGTCTCGCCAAGAACGGCGATGACGGTCCCATCAGCAACGGCCCCTACCGCTCTCCTCTGCGATGAGTTCGATTGCCCGCGTAGAACAGGTTGCGCACTGGCGCGTGTGGATGTTGAAGAAGTTTTGTCGATCCGGCGTCGACTAGGGAAGCCTCAGCCGACACCGGGCCATAATTGGCGAACACGGTCGGACATTCTCTCGATTGCGCTCAGGCACGCTATCGCGCTCGCATTGGTCGGAGTGGCAAGCGTTACCGGGCTCTGGATTATCCGTATCACTGATGTTGGCAGTGTCGCGCTGATCTACCTTCTGCCGGTCGTGATAACAGCGATTGCATTTGGATTAGATGCTTCAATGACCGCGGCGGTGAGTGCGATCGTGGCGTATGATTTGCTGTTTCTTTCGCCGCTTCTGTCTTTCGGCGTCAACGCTCTCGGCGATGCCGTTCGCCTGTTCGTCCTGCTCGCCTTTGCGCTTCTAACGTCAAAACTCGTTTCGGATCTCAAAGCGAAATCCAAAGTTGCGCGTGCGCAAGCCAGGGAAAATGCCGTCCTGGCACGCTTCGCGCGTAAACTGAATTCATTCACCGACGCGTCTCAAGTCGCTGAAGCAGTGGCAGGACAAATTATGGGATGTCTGGGGGTGGAGGTCGCTGTCCTCATACCCCGGCACAATGAAGCGACCTTGATTGTGGGCGCCCCGACAGCCGCCCGACTGAGTGAACCAAACTTAAGCGCCGTCGCACAATACATTGAGGAGTGCGGGCGAGCGGGCGAAAAGACAGTCAATTTCCTGAAGCGGGATTGGCTTTTTTTCCCTCTGAGAACGAGAGATTTCACCTTTGGCGTTGTCGGCCTTGGGCCAACCCAGGTTGGTCAATTGCAGGTCAGCGGCCGCTGCATCGCGGGTGCCATCTGCAATCTGGCGACGGTTGCTCTTGAGCGTCTGCAACTGACCCAGGAGCAGAAACGGATGGCTGAGATTGAGGCGCGGGATCGCGCCCGCTCGGTCCTGCTGGCATCGATAGGCCATGATCTTCGAACGCCCCTCTCGAGCGTGCTTGGCTATATCTTTGAATTAAGGCGCCGCGGTTTGGATGATGTGTCGGCCCATAGCTTGCTCGAAAATCTTGAAGAGGAAGCGATAGGGGTTTCGCGCTTGATCACGAATCTGCTCGAAATGAGCCGGCTCGAAGCCGGCTCCATGCCTGTCAAGATCGAGCCTGTCGACTTGGTCGACGCGGTGGCTGAAGCCCGTTACCGCTCGCGCCGTCAGCTTCGGACGCGCGATGTGTTGTGGAAGGTATCGCCAGATTTGCCTCTTGCCCAGCTTGATCCTGTGCTTCTCCATCATTGCTTGATCAACCTGCTCGACAACGCGACAAAACATGGAGATGCAGGCAGCGCTATCACGATTTTTACCGAGCGACGCGAGCAAGGCGTCCTTGTCGGCGTCAGCAACTATGGGCCTGAGTTGCGACCAGACACCGCAATCCGGCTTACGGAACTATTTTCTGCGCCGGGAGCGGGAGACCGCAGGCCTATGGGAGCAGGGCTCGGCCTGCTGATCGTAAAAGGGTTTGCTGACGTCATGGGCCTTGAGGTTGCTGCCGCCTCCCGTTGTGATGGTGAGAGCGGTTGTACTTTCACCCTGCATATTCCGAACCGTCTCCTTGTCTTAGCGATCGATAGCGAGATGCTCGAATGA
- a CDS encoding alpha/beta family hydrolase, with the protein MTHFLFDGPRDAKLTILLAHGAGAPMDSAALNAIAAMLGAAGLRIARFEFGYMAARRSAAAKRPPPRAEALMSEYIAAIDALGADGPLVIGGKSMGGRVASMIADPLHASRQISGLLCLGYPFHPIDKPHQLRTAHLADLSTPALIVQGTRDPFGTREEVATYELSKAIEILWLEDGDHDLKPRKAISGFTVADHLRTMTDRVAVWSKALIDQGGRETA; encoded by the coding sequence ATGACGCATTTTCTGTTCGATGGCCCGCGTGACGCGAAGCTGACCATTCTTCTGGCCCATGGCGCTGGGGCGCCGATGGATTCCGCGGCCCTTAACGCCATAGCGGCGATGCTCGGCGCGGCTGGCTTAAGGATCGCCCGGTTTGAGTTTGGATATATGGCGGCTCGGCGGAGCGCGGCGGCCAAGCGCCCGCCGCCGCGCGCTGAAGCATTGATGTCCGAATATATCGCCGCGATCGATGCGCTCGGTGCAGACGGGCCCCTCGTCATTGGCGGGAAGTCGATGGGCGGCCGCGTCGCCAGCATGATCGCCGATCCGCTTCACGCGTCCCGGCAGATCTCAGGCCTGTTGTGCTTGGGCTATCCTTTTCATCCGATCGACAAGCCGCATCAGTTGCGCACCGCCCATCTCGCCGATCTCAGCACACCGGCGCTGATCGTTCAGGGAACGCGCGATCCTTTCGGTACGCGCGAGGAAGTCGCGACCTATGAACTCTCGAAGGCGATCGAGATTCTCTGGCTTGAGGATGGCGACCATGATCTGAAGCCGCGGAAAGCCATCTCCGGCTTCACCGTCGCCGATCACTTGCGCACGATGACCGATCGCGTCGCGGTTTGGTCGAAGGCTCTCATCGATCAGGGCGGCCGGGAAACGGCATGA
- a CDS encoding 3-hydroxybutyryl-CoA dehydrogenase gives MSTDKSRIGVVGAGTMGNGIAQLFAAAGHPVTLRDLKPEFLDRGMAAISDSLGRLVAKEKLSAGERDAVLARITPTTEAAALADCAVVVEAVVENYEIKAALIRELDTICGDNAIFATNTSSISVTRLAAASKDPSRVIGMHFFNPVPLMQLVEVIRALQTSDATNDTIVSLTETLGKTARVSKDSYGFVVNRVLVPMINEAINCVHEGVATPEDVDVMMKLGTNQPMGPLALADLIGLDVVRNIMDTLYNGFDDPKYRPSPLLKQMCDAGYLGRKTGRGFFIYTK, from the coding sequence ATGTCGACAGACAAATCCCGCATTGGCGTCGTTGGCGCTGGCACCATGGGCAATGGAATTGCGCAACTCTTTGCCGCCGCCGGTCATCCGGTCACCCTGCGGGATCTGAAGCCGGAGTTTCTCGACCGTGGCATGGCGGCGATCTCCGATAGCCTGGGTCGCCTGGTGGCGAAGGAAAAACTGAGCGCTGGGGAGCGTGACGCTGTTCTGGCCCGGATCACGCCGACAACCGAAGCTGCCGCATTGGCCGATTGCGCGGTCGTCGTCGAAGCCGTGGTGGAGAACTACGAAATCAAAGCCGCTCTCATTCGCGAACTCGACACGATCTGCGGGGACAACGCGATTTTCGCCACCAACACGTCGTCGATTTCGGTGACGCGCTTGGCGGCTGCCTCGAAAGATCCTAGCCGCGTCATTGGCATGCATTTCTTCAATCCCGTGCCGCTGATGCAGCTGGTCGAGGTCATCCGCGCTCTGCAGACCAGCGATGCCACCAACGACACGATCGTCAGCCTGACCGAGACGCTGGGCAAGACGGCGCGCGTCTCGAAGGACAGCTACGGCTTCGTGGTCAACCGCGTGCTCGTGCCGATGATCAATGAAGCCATCAATTGCGTGCATGAAGGCGTCGCGACGCCCGAGGATGTCGACGTGATGATGAAGCTTGGTACGAATCAGCCAATGGGTCCGTTGGCGCTTGCCGATCTCATCGGCCTCGATGTCGTGCGCAACATCATGGATACATTGTACAATGGCTTCGACGATCCCAAGTATCGCCCAAGCCCACTGCTGAAGCAGATGTGCGATGCCGGCTATCTGGGCCGCAAGACCGGACGCGGCTTCTTCATTTACACGAAGTAG
- a CDS encoding DUF3141 domain-containing protein — protein MSFKTVNDVVTANLESAAVLSRLWAHHAQAIARTQQIFLNDSATKAKTLFSLAPNVNLWAAWAEYATDAAQRAILVLDTLRQRGNAFNEHSDGNIPPVLDFDYELVLDGRSLPRPVNYSLVVITPPAGVSIDPKRRPFMIVDPRAGHGAGIGGFKPESQVGDAFEHGHAVYFVIFRQWPEPGQTLADVREAEAAFLDEIRRRHPDVEKPVVIGNCQGGWGCMLLAAAHPDKVGPIAINGAPMAYWGGTAGKNPMRYTGGRVGGVWPALLMADLGNGVFDGSLLVQNFEALNPANTYWKKLYALYAKVDTETERFLEFERWWSGFFMMNEEEIRWIVENLFVGNRLAHGQAYFGDERIDLKAIRSPIVVFASHGDNITPPQQALNWIADTFHDVSEIKARGQRIVYLLHDSIGHLGIFVSAKIAGREHEAITDTMRAIEALPPGLYEMELEQGEDRLHIKFAPRSVDDILKLDDGRQDEEMFAAVARISEVGATAYENLLRPFVRALVNDDTAKLFFRTRPMRLERSLLSDKNPLLAPVKALAEQVRVHRQSVKADNPFLALEHLMSDTIEHSLNVYRDIRDAEVELSFHAIYGSLPMQLIGQQEIAGRAQASTENLLMLPDVRGALANIETGGEAEGMIRMLELLSEARGYIRRSRLERELQLFATEEPFAAMSEDKRAKLIYEQALIVRFAPERAKASLPQLLNTAEERERTLDLVMRIAGPVETMHPQALALYREFEAMLGRRLESTATTGDAERAA, from the coding sequence ATGAGCTTCAAAACCGTAAATGACGTGGTCACCGCCAATCTCGAGAGTGCCGCCGTTCTGTCGCGCTTGTGGGCCCATCACGCGCAGGCGATCGCACGCACGCAGCAGATATTCTTGAACGATAGCGCCACCAAAGCGAAGACCTTGTTCAGTCTCGCCCCGAACGTGAACCTGTGGGCGGCCTGGGCAGAGTACGCAACCGATGCGGCGCAACGCGCGATCCTCGTCCTGGATACCCTGCGCCAACGCGGCAATGCCTTCAACGAACATAGCGACGGCAATATCCCACCCGTTCTCGACTTCGACTATGAACTGGTGCTCGATGGCCGTTCGCTGCCACGGCCGGTCAATTATTCGCTCGTCGTGATCACGCCGCCCGCCGGCGTCTCGATCGATCCCAAACGCCGGCCCTTCATGATCGTCGATCCGCGCGCCGGCCATGGCGCCGGCATTGGCGGCTTCAAGCCGGAGAGCCAGGTCGGCGATGCTTTCGAACACGGCCATGCGGTCTATTTCGTCATCTTCCGGCAATGGCCGGAACCGGGACAAACCCTCGCCGACGTGCGCGAGGCCGAAGCCGCCTTCCTCGACGAGATCCGCCGCCGCCATCCCGATGTCGAGAAGCCGGTCGTCATCGGCAATTGCCAGGGCGGCTGGGGTTGTATGCTGCTCGCCGCCGCGCATCCCGACAAAGTCGGACCGATCGCGATCAACGGCGCGCCGATGGCCTATTGGGGCGGCACAGCCGGCAAGAATCCGATGCGTTACACCGGCGGGCGCGTCGGCGGCGTCTGGCCCGCTCTGCTGATGGCCGATCTCGGCAACGGGGTGTTCGACGGATCGCTGCTGGTGCAGAATTTCGAGGCGCTGAATCCAGCCAATACCTATTGGAAGAAGCTCTACGCCCTCTACGCCAAAGTCGATACCGAGACCGAACGCTTCCTGGAATTCGAGCGCTGGTGGAGCGGCTTCTTCATGATGAACGAGGAAGAAATCCGCTGGATCGTCGAGAACCTGTTTGTCGGCAATCGGCTGGCCCATGGCCAGGCCTATTTCGGCGACGAGCGCATCGACTTGAAGGCCATCCGCTCTCCGATCGTCGTCTTCGCCTCGCATGGCGACAATATCACGCCGCCGCAGCAAGCCCTGAACTGGATCGCCGATACGTTTCATGACGTCAGCGAGATCAAGGCGCGCGGCCAACGTATCGTCTATCTGCTGCACGACTCGATCGGCCATCTCGGCATTTTCGTCTCGGCCAAGATCGCCGGGCGCGAGCATGAGGCGATCACAGATACGATGCGAGCAATCGAGGCGCTGCCGCCTGGGCTCTACGAAATGGAATTGGAGCAAGGCGAAGACCGGCTGCACATCAAATTCGCGCCGCGTTCGGTCGACGACATCCTGAAGCTCGATGACGGTCGGCAAGACGAGGAAATGTTCGCGGCGGTGGCCAGGATCTCGGAGGTCGGCGCGACGGCTTACGAAAACCTGTTGCGCCCCTTCGTCCGCGCCCTGGTCAATGACGACACGGCGAAGCTGTTCTTTCGCACGCGACCCATGCGGCTGGAACGCTCCCTGCTCTCCGACAAGAACCCCTTGCTGGCGCCGGTGAAGGCGCTCGCAGAACAAGTCCGCGTCCATCGCCAGTCGGTCAAAGCCGATAATCCGTTCCTCGCCCTGGAACATCTGATGTCGGACACGATCGAGCACAGCCTGAACGTCTATCGCGATATCCGCGACGCGGAGGTTGAGTTGTCTTTTCACGCGATCTACGGTTCGCTGCCGATGCAGCTGATCGGCCAGCAAGAGATCGCCGGGCGCGCCCAGGCGAGCACCGAGAACCTGCTGATGCTGCCGGATGTGCGCGGCGCTCTCGCCAATATCGAGACTGGCGGTGAGGCCGAGGGCATGATCCGCATGCTCGAACTTCTCTCCGAAGCGCGCGGCTATATCCGCCGCTCGCGGCTGGAGCGCGAATTGCAGCTCTTTGCGACGGAGGAACCCTTCGCCGCGATGAGCGAGGATAAGCGCGCCAAGCTCATCTATGAGCAAGCCCTGATCGTGCGGTTCGCGCCGGAGCGCGCCAAAGCCAGCTTGCCGCAACTGCTGAACACGGCCGAGGAACGGGAACGGACGCTTGATCTGGTGATGCGGATCGCCGGCCCCGTCGAGACCATGCATCCGCAGGCGTTGGCGCTCTATCGCGAATTCGAAGCGATGCTCGGTCGCCGCCTGGAAAGCACCGCGACGACTGGTGACGCCGAGCGGGCAGCCTAG
- a CDS encoding bifunctional enoyl-CoA hydratase/phosphate acetyltransferase, with translation MSALSHRNTTYDELVVGQMASIERPVTANDLYVFAHASGNTNPMHMPGADLNHDGRCDTVAPSLWVGSLVSSVLGTVLPGSGTLYNSQIFKFPGRAHLGDRLRISVRCLEKRERPHALFETRVEKADGTLILEGIAEVEAPTLTIIEEKRNLPLLLLDQHDHFSALVERCKRLPAMPTAIVIPDDANSLGGALLSMREGLIEPILIGSRSRIQRAADSLEADISALQLVDIEDHSAAAKHAVAMVHAREARAVMKGNVHSDELLGQVVKKDGGLRGSRRISHVFVMDAPTRPSLFFISDAAINIAPDLATKIDIVQNAIDLALACGLKLPKVGILAAVETVNINMPSTLEAAALAKMADRGQITGALVDGPLAMDNAVDTEAARTKGIVSSVAGHADVLIVPNLEAGNMLAKQLTFVARAEAAGLVVGAKAPVILTSRADNDKARLASCAVAQLYDYWRQHGEPLADDVLAQAAE, from the coding sequence ATGAGTGCATTGTCGCATCGAAACACGACTTACGACGAACTCGTCGTCGGGCAAATGGCGAGCATCGAGCGGCCCGTCACGGCCAATGATCTCTATGTCTTCGCCCATGCCTCGGGCAACACCAATCCGATGCATATGCCCGGCGCCGATCTCAATCATGATGGCAGATGCGACACGGTCGCGCCGTCACTCTGGGTGGGCTCCCTGGTTTCCTCGGTGCTGGGCACGGTTCTGCCCGGCTCCGGCACGCTCTACAACAGCCAGATCTTCAAGTTTCCCGGCCGCGCTCATCTGGGCGACCGGCTGAGAATCTCGGTGCGGTGCCTGGAGAAGCGGGAAAGACCACACGCCCTTTTCGAAACGCGCGTCGAGAAGGCCGACGGCACGCTGATCCTAGAAGGCATCGCCGAAGTCGAAGCGCCGACCCTCACGATCATCGAGGAAAAGCGCAACCTGCCGCTTCTGCTGCTCGATCAACATGATCATTTCAGCGCGCTGGTGGAGCGCTGCAAGCGTCTGCCGGCGATGCCCACCGCCATTGTCATTCCAGACGATGCCAATTCGCTGGGCGGCGCCCTGCTGTCCATGCGCGAGGGGCTGATCGAGCCTATTCTGATCGGTTCACGATCGCGCATCCAGCGCGCCGCCGATAGTCTCGAAGCCGATATTTCGGCGCTGCAACTCGTCGATATCGAAGATCATTCCGCAGCCGCGAAACATGCGGTCGCCATGGTTCATGCACGCGAAGCCCGCGCGGTGATGAAAGGAAATGTCCATTCCGACGAGCTTCTGGGCCAGGTTGTCAAGAAAGACGGCGGCCTGCGCGGGTCGCGGCGCATCAGCCATGTCTTTGTGATGGATGCGCCGACGCGGCCGAGCCTGTTCTTCATTTCCGACGCCGCGATCAATATCGCGCCCGATCTCGCTACCAAGATCGACATTGTGCAGAACGCCATCGATCTGGCGCTGGCCTGCGGCCTGAAGCTGCCGAAGGTCGGCATTCTCGCCGCGGTCGAGACGGTGAACATCAATATGCCCTCGACACTGGAAGCAGCGGCGCTCGCCAAAATGGCCGATCGCGGCCAGATCACCGGCGCTTTGGTCGATGGCCCGCTCGCCATGGACAATGCGGTCGATACGGAAGCGGCGCGCACCAAAGGAATCGTCTCCTCGGTGGCCGGCCATGCCGATGTGTTGATCGTGCCCAATCTCGAAGCCGGCAACATGCTCGCCAAGCAGCTGACATTTGTCGCCCGGGCTGAGGCGGCCGGTCTGGTTGTCGGCGCGAAAGCCCCGGTCATCCTGACATCGCGCGCCGACAACGACAAAGCCCGCCTCGCCTCCTGCGCCGTGGCGCAACTCTATGATTACTGGCGTCAGCACGGCGAGCCGCTCGCCGACGATGTGTTGGCTCAGGCAGCGGAATAG
- a CDS encoding acetate kinase, which produces MTEHILTINAGSSSLKFALFTTDTLECVAGGMIDGLGTNAHFALKDGNGQKIISYPLEGERHIDDHGGALQLVLNAVADHYPAARIAAVGHRIVHGGMVHSAPVPVDELVLAQLAELVPLAPLHQPHNLSGIRAAQAAFPGVPQIACFDTAFHRAHPFVNDTFALPRSYYDEGVRRYGFHGLSYEYVTGKLAEIAPFHAKGRVIICHLGSGASMCAIRNGNSVASTMGFSALDGLPMGTRPGQIDPGVLLYLMDQKGMDVRAISDLLYKSSGLKGLSGISNDMRDLEASDHPHAKQAIDYFVFRVRREIGAMAAVLGGLDAIVFCGGIGENSRLVRECALEAMEWIGIELDPDRNRESAEVISSQRSRVRAFIIRTNEELMIARHTAWQLLAQQASTRRSDAYA; this is translated from the coding sequence ATGACGGAGCATATCCTCACCATCAATGCCGGATCGTCTTCGCTTAAATTCGCCCTGTTCACGACCGACACGCTGGAGTGCGTCGCCGGCGGCATGATCGACGGGCTCGGCACCAATGCGCATTTCGCCCTCAAGGACGGCAACGGCCAAAAGATCATCTCCTATCCGCTCGAAGGAGAACGTCATATCGATGACCATGGCGGCGCCTTGCAGCTGGTGCTCAACGCTGTCGCCGATCACTATCCGGCGGCGCGGATTGCGGCCGTCGGCCACCGCATCGTTCACGGCGGCATGGTTCATTCAGCGCCGGTGCCGGTCGACGAGCTGGTCCTGGCGCAACTGGCGGAACTCGTGCCGCTCGCGCCGCTGCATCAGCCGCACAATCTGTCTGGCATCCGGGCGGCGCAAGCGGCCTTTCCCGGCGTGCCGCAGATCGCCTGTTTCGACACCGCCTTTCACCGCGCGCATCCCTTCGTCAACGACACATTCGCGCTGCCGCGCTCCTATTACGATGAAGGCGTGCGCCGGTACGGTTTCCATGGCCTGTCCTATGAATATGTCACCGGCAAGCTTGCCGAGATCGCGCCTTTCCATGCCAAGGGCCGGGTGATCATCTGTCATCTCGGCTCCGGCGCCTCGATGTGCGCGATCCGCAACGGCAATTCAGTGGCCTCGACCATGGGCTTTTCCGCCCTCGACGGTTTGCCGATGGGAACCCGACCGGGGCAGATCGATCCGGGTGTTCTGCTCTACCTGATGGACCAGAAGGGCATGGATGTGCGGGCGATCTCGGATCTGCTCTACAAATCTTCCGGCCTCAAGGGTCTGTCCGGCATTTCCAACGACATGCGTGATCTCGAAGCTTCCGACCATCCGCATGCGAAACAGGCGATCGACTATTTTGTCTTCCGTGTTCGCCGCGAGATTGGTGCGATGGCGGCGGTGCTCGGTGGGCTCGACGCCATTGTCTTTTGCGGCGGCATCGGCGAGAATTCGCGGCTGGTGCGCGAATGTGCGCTCGAAGCCATGGAATGGATCGGGATAGAACTCGATCCCGACCGCAACCGCGAAAGTGCCGAGGTAATTTCCTCGCAGCGCTCCAGGGTCAGAGCCTTTATCATCCGCACCAATGAAGAGCTGATGATCGCGCGGCACACGGCCTGGCAGCTTCTGGCGCAGCAGGCCTCGACGCGACGCAGCGACGCCTATGCCTGA